The nucleotide window TAGTTGCTCCAGTTCGCAATCCTGCAGCACGCACTTCTGCACTGCCTTGGCAACAATCTCATGTGCCTGGCGGAAAGGCACGCCACGCTTCACCAGGTACGTGGCTGCAGCCATCGCATTCATGAAGCCGCTCTCGCACGCGGACTGCATGCGCTCCTGATTGAACTTCACCTGTCGCATGAAGCCCGCGGCGACTTTCAGACAGTGTCCCGCAGTGGCCACGGCCTCAAACAGCGGCTCTTGCGTTTCCTGCATGTCTTTGTTGTAGGCAAGAGGCAGGCCTTTGATGGCGGTAAGCAGCGCCACCTGATTGCCGATGATCCGCGCAGATTTCCCACGAATCAGCTCCAGCGCGTCCGGATTCTGCTTCTGCGGCATCGCGCTGCTGCCTGTGGAGTAAGCCTCAGGCAGAGTAATGAACGAATATTCCCGCGTGGCAAACAGGATAAACTCCTCCGCCCAGCGGCTAAGATGCACGCCCAGCAGAGAAAGCGTGTTGACCAATTCGACAGCAAAGTCGCGATCACTGGTTGCGTCCATGCTGTTGGCCGTGGGACGCGTAAATCCTAGCGCCCGACTCACCAGTTCACGGTCGAGCGGCAGCGTCGCTCCGGCGACCGCGCCTGAACCCAGCGGGCATTCGTTGGCCCGCTCGCGGCAATCCAGCAGGCGCTCACCGTCACGGAAGAGCATTTCAAAATACGCCAGCAGCCAATGCGAAGCCAGCACAGGCTCCGCCCGCTGTAGATGCGTATAGGCAGGCATCACCAGCGTCTTCGCATCATCGGCACGCTCCAGCAGTGCCTCCAGCAGATCGCTCAGCAATCCGCGTAGGTTATCTACTGAATCACGCACGAACAAGCGCAGGTCAGTTGCGATTTGCTCGTTACGGCTGCGTCCGCTGTGCAACTTCTTGCCGGCTTCGCCGATGAGCCCTACCAGTTTTTTTTCAACGAAGTGATGTACATCTTCAGCTTCAGGATCATCGAAGTATCCGGCCTGCTGTTCACTGGT belongs to Terriglobia bacterium and includes:
- the argH gene encoding argininosuccinate lyase, whose product is MWSGRFRQPLDPHFEEWQRSFPFDQKLLRYELAASRAHAQALKAAGIVTPAEFGLIAAALEEIGKTSEQQAGYFDDPEAEDVHHFVEKKLVGLIGEAGKKLHSGRSRNEQIATDLRLFVRDSVDNLRGLLSDLLEALLERADDAKTLVMPAYTHLQRAEPVLASHWLLAYFEMLFRDGERLLDCRERANECPLGSGAVAGATLPLDRELVSRALGFTRPTANSMDATSDRDFAVELVNTLSLLGVHLSRWAEEFILFATREYSFITLPEAYSTGSSAMPQKQNPDALELIRGKSARIIGNQVALLTAIKGLPLAYNKDMQETQEPLFEAVATAGHCLKVAAGFMRQVKFNQERMQSACESGFMNAMAAATYLVKRGVPFRQAHEIVAKAVQKCVLQDCELEQLSLDQLREFSSAFDADIYEQLTVENVLACHDVAGGTAPHRVQQSLKAAREKLATMQEAHGTHA